A single genomic interval of Saccharothrix saharensis harbors:
- a CDS encoding BMP family lipoprotein encodes MVVSACAKDSGDSTAAPSAGTGCEFATPPSAPATTSATEGTRASDGDKVDGSGLKVGLAYDIGGRGDASFNDLAAAGFDQAVKDLGVAKDNTRELSAAPSEDESVKQSRLRQLAHEGFNPIVAVGFAYTESLKVVAPEFPDVRFGLVDSAVPEAANVTPLVFAEQEGAFLAGVVAAYQSRKCHVGFVGGVDIPLIHKFEAGYVQGAKAAAPKIVVEKKYITPATDFSGFQDPVKGMETAKGLIDKGADVLYPAAGASGIGVFSAVKQAGVLAIGCDADQYHQPALADSRDVIVASSLKRVDVAVHDFVRAAAKDDLASLPDVFDLKVDGVGYATSGGRIDAELQGILEGFKAQIIAGTIKVADQR; translated from the coding sequence ATGGTGGTGAGCGCCTGCGCGAAGGACTCCGGCGACAGCACCGCCGCGCCGTCCGCGGGCACCGGTTGCGAGTTCGCGACGCCGCCCAGTGCGCCGGCCACCACCAGCGCCACCGAGGGCACGAGGGCTTCCGACGGTGACAAGGTGGACGGGAGCGGGTTGAAGGTCGGTCTCGCCTACGACATCGGTGGTCGGGGTGACGCGTCGTTCAACGACCTCGCCGCCGCCGGGTTCGACCAGGCGGTCAAGGACTTGGGTGTCGCGAAGGACAACACCCGCGAGCTGTCCGCCGCGCCGAGCGAGGACGAGTCGGTGAAGCAGTCCCGGCTGCGCCAACTGGCCCATGAGGGCTTCAACCCGATCGTCGCGGTGGGCTTCGCGTACACCGAGTCGCTCAAGGTCGTCGCGCCCGAGTTCCCGGACGTCCGGTTCGGTCTGGTGGACTCGGCGGTGCCGGAGGCGGCGAACGTCACGCCGCTCGTCTTCGCCGAGCAGGAGGGCGCATTCCTGGCCGGCGTCGTGGCCGCCTACCAGAGCCGGAAGTGCCACGTCGGGTTCGTCGGCGGCGTCGACATCCCGCTGATCCACAAGTTCGAGGCCGGGTACGTCCAGGGTGCGAAGGCCGCCGCGCCGAAGATCGTGGTGGAGAAGAAGTACATCACGCCGGCCACGGACTTCAGCGGCTTCCAGGACCCGGTGAAGGGGATGGAGACGGCGAAGGGCCTCATCGACAAGGGCGCGGACGTCCTCTACCCGGCCGCGGGCGCGTCCGGCATCGGCGTCTTCTCCGCGGTGAAGCAGGCGGGGGTGCTGGCGATCGGGTGCGACGCCGACCAGTACCACCAGCCGGCGCTCGCGGACTCCCGGGACGTCATCGTGGCGTCGAGCCTCAAGCGCGTCGACGTGGCGGTGCACGACTTCGTCCGGGCCGCCGCGAAGGACGACCTGGCCTCGTTGCCGGACGTCTTCGACCTCAAGGTGGACGGTGTCGGCTACGCCACGTCGGGCGGTCGGATCGACGCCGAGCTGCAGGGCATCCTCGAGGGGTTCAAGGCGCAGATCATCGCGGGGACGATCAAGGTCGCGGACCAGCGGTAG
- a CDS encoding cellulose binding domain-containing protein: MVTPVTPVVADPAAPNLRCTYTHVVQSTWLGGYQAEFTVDNLGPDAAAPWQATFVLSGGGHVKTTWPGPFTQSGSSVKLSGAAWNRDLYAKWFAKTGLTVAYTGSVFPSPSDVKLNGVACTEHSGPVTR, translated from the coding sequence ATGGTCACTCCGGTTACGCCCGTGGTGGCGGACCCCGCCGCGCCGAACCTCCGCTGCACCTACACGCACGTGGTGCAGAGCACCTGGCTGGGCGGCTACCAGGCGGAGTTCACCGTGGACAACCTGGGGCCCGACGCGGCGGCGCCGTGGCAGGCGACCTTCGTGCTGAGCGGTGGCGGTCACGTCAAGACGACGTGGCCCGGCCCTTTCACCCAATCGGGCAGCTCCGTGAAGCTCAGCGGCGCGGCTTGGAACCGGGACCTCTACGCCAAGTGGTTCGCGAAGACCGGACTCACGGTCGCTTATACGGGTTCGGTCTTCCCCTCGCCCAGCGACGTCAAGCTCAACGGAGTCGCGTGCACGGAGCACAGCGGACCCGTGACGCGTTGA
- a CDS encoding small ribosomal subunit Rsm22 family protein yields the protein MATLPDDLQSALDGALRRFPHQDLSRSVDRLISRYREGRAAAGEVILHSEVDVAAYAGYRMPATFAAVRAVFAEVAAVVPEFTPRTMVDVGGGTGAALWAAQDTWPSLVDLTVVEQAPHAVALGKRLVAEAEEPALRGATWRHGVVDPGAPAPRADLVTLSYVLGELPEHTRADAVRWLAREADTVVLIEPGTPAGYERVVAARDLLVELGLSLVAPCPHERECPIPRGRDWCHFTARLPRVGAHRLIKEGTLNFEDEKFSYVVASRTWSRRSANRVLRHPLKRKGMVVLRLCTGEDGLEDTTVSKRHGDLYRAARDAKWGDEWPPADRD from the coding sequence GTGGCCACGCTACCCGACGACCTCCAGTCCGCCCTCGACGGTGCGCTGCGCCGGTTCCCGCACCAGGACTTGTCCCGGTCGGTCGACCGGCTGATCTCCCGTTACCGGGAGGGCCGGGCGGCGGCCGGCGAGGTGATCCTCCACTCGGAGGTCGACGTCGCCGCGTACGCCGGCTACCGGATGCCCGCCACGTTCGCCGCGGTGCGGGCGGTGTTCGCCGAGGTGGCCGCCGTGGTGCCGGAGTTCACCCCGCGGACCATGGTCGACGTCGGCGGCGGCACGGGCGCCGCGCTGTGGGCCGCGCAGGACACCTGGCCATCGTTGGTCGACCTGACCGTGGTCGAGCAGGCCCCGCACGCGGTGGCGCTGGGCAAGCGACTCGTCGCCGAAGCCGAGGAGCCGGCCCTGCGCGGGGCGACGTGGCGGCACGGCGTCGTCGACCCCGGCGCGCCCGCGCCCCGGGCGGACCTGGTCACGCTGTCCTACGTGCTCGGTGAGCTACCCGAGCACACCCGCGCGGACGCCGTGCGGTGGCTGGCCCGCGAGGCCGACACGGTCGTGCTGATCGAACCCGGCACGCCGGCGGGTTACGAACGGGTCGTCGCGGCTCGCGACCTGCTGGTGGAGCTGGGTCTGTCGCTGGTCGCGCCCTGCCCGCACGAGCGGGAGTGCCCGATCCCGCGAGGCCGGGACTGGTGCCACTTCACCGCGCGGCTCCCCCGCGTCGGCGCCCACCGGCTGATCAAGGAAGGCACGCTCAACTTCGAGGACGAGAAGTTCTCCTACGTGGTCGCGTCGCGCACCTGGTCACGGCGTTCCGCGAACCGCGTGCTGCGGCACCCGCTCAAGCGCAAGGGCATGGTCGTCCTGCGGCTGTGCACCGGCGAGGACGGCCTGGAGGACACGACCGTGAGCAAGCGGCACGGCGACCTCTACCGGGCGGCCCGGGACGCCAAGTGGGGCGACGAGTGGCCGCCCGCCGACCGGGACTGA
- a CDS encoding DUF1062 domain-containing protein: MPADNAASDVDRKALWVVKELGLPAIVTACPSCRSTRHHPTGKFRVNAGGKLLDVWLLIGCDGCGRTSKIPLHERVHVRALEHERLRLFEDNDAALVRLLVMDPALARRSGYRLEWSGTWELETDMPFYDLDGDDPAPLEVVVRFELPAPVRVEKLLTAGFGLSRPAVRALVASGRVHLPVPVDARAREDFTFFVRPLDRGATAGPRP, encoded by the coding sequence GTGCCCGCTGACAACGCCGCTTCCGACGTGGACCGGAAAGCGCTGTGGGTGGTGAAGGAACTCGGCCTGCCCGCCATCGTCACGGCGTGCCCCTCGTGCCGTTCGACCCGCCACCACCCCACCGGCAAGTTCCGCGTGAACGCCGGCGGCAAGCTCCTCGACGTCTGGCTGCTCATCGGCTGCGACGGGTGCGGCCGCACGTCCAAGATCCCCCTCCACGAGCGCGTCCACGTGCGCGCGCTGGAGCACGAGCGGCTGCGCCTGTTCGAGGACAACGACGCGGCCCTGGTCCGGCTCCTGGTCATGGACCCGGCCCTGGCCCGCCGGTCCGGCTACCGGCTCGAGTGGAGCGGCACCTGGGAACTGGAGACCGACATGCCGTTCTACGACCTCGACGGCGACGACCCGGCACCGCTGGAGGTCGTCGTGAGGTTCGAGCTCCCCGCGCCCGTCCGGGTCGAGAAGCTGCTCACGGCGGGTTTCGGCCTGAGCCGACCCGCCGTGCGGGCCCTGGTCGCCTCGGGTCGGGTCCACCTGCCCGTGCCCGTGGACGCCAGGGCCCGCGAGGACTTCACGTTCTTCGTCCGGCCGCTCGACCGAGGGGCTACCGCTGGTCCGCGACCTTGA
- a CDS encoding DUF6204 family protein, producing MVEHTYRVMVRGRFTDLDDAGRARLLAEVDRHGVLTNGFSEQGALSYDRSLDFFSFRVQLRAEVEPTDRTVCDRALALASRAIDQLGVDFRDMRASATDMDLIKIRRPR from the coding sequence ATGGTCGAGCACACCTACCGGGTCATGGTGCGCGGCAGGTTCACCGACCTCGACGACGCCGGACGCGCCCGCCTGCTGGCCGAGGTCGACCGGCACGGTGTGCTGACCAACGGCTTCTCCGAGCAGGGAGCGCTGTCCTACGACCGCTCTCTGGACTTCTTCAGCTTCCGCGTCCAACTGCGCGCCGAAGTCGAACCGACCGACCGCACCGTGTGCGACCGCGCCCTGGCCCTGGCCTCCCGCGCGATCGACCAACTGGGCGTCGACTTCCGCGACATGCGCGCCTCCGCCACCGACATGGACCTGATCAAGATCCGCCGTCCCCGGTAG
- a CDS encoding DMT family transporter — protein MERSGVTTKAAAAVLVTMVLWASAFVGIRYAGEHFEPGSLALGRLLVGAIALGAVAAVRGVGVPPRAAWPGIIGSGVFWFALYMVALNWGERHADAGTAALIVGVGPVLVAFLAGWLLREGFPARLLAGLAIAFAGVAAVGLFDSGGGSTTRGALLCLVAAAGYAVGVVAQKPALRHASALQATTYGCVIGAIVCLPFGGQLVGDLRDAPASATIAVVYLGLLPTALAFYTWAYALSHMTTGRLGATTYLVPAIVVLLSWALLDEVPGLVALAGGALCLVGVAVSRGKPRPAVTAAR, from the coding sequence GTGGAGCGGAGCGGTGTCACCACCAAGGCCGCCGCGGCGGTCCTGGTCACCATGGTGCTGTGGGCGTCGGCGTTCGTCGGCATCCGGTACGCCGGGGAGCACTTCGAGCCCGGGTCGCTCGCGCTGGGACGGCTGCTGGTCGGCGCCATCGCGCTCGGCGCCGTCGCCGCGGTGCGCGGAGTGGGTGTGCCGCCGAGGGCGGCGTGGCCGGGGATCATCGGTTCCGGCGTGTTCTGGTTCGCGCTCTACATGGTGGCGTTGAACTGGGGCGAGCGGCACGCGGACGCCGGGACGGCCGCGCTGATCGTCGGCGTCGGCCCGGTCCTGGTGGCGTTCCTGGCCGGGTGGCTGCTGCGCGAGGGCTTCCCGGCGAGGCTGCTGGCCGGGCTCGCCATCGCGTTCGCGGGTGTCGCGGCGGTCGGGCTCTTCGACTCCGGCGGCGGCTCGACCACCAGGGGCGCGCTGCTGTGCCTGGTCGCGGCGGCGGGGTACGCGGTCGGGGTCGTGGCGCAGAAGCCCGCGCTTCGGCACGCGTCCGCGTTGCAGGCCACCACGTACGGCTGCGTGATCGGCGCGATCGTGTGCCTGCCGTTCGGCGGGCAGCTCGTCGGCGACCTGCGCGACGCGCCGGCGAGCGCCACGATCGCGGTGGTGTACCTGGGGCTGCTGCCGACCGCGCTGGCGTTCTACACGTGGGCGTACGCGCTGTCCCACATGACCACCGGCAGGCTCGGTGCCACGACCTACCTGGTGCCGGCGATCGTCGTGCTGCTGTCGTGGGCGTTGCTGGACGAGGTTCCCGGTCTGGTGGCGTTGGCGGGCGGCGCGCTGTGCCTGGTCGGGGTGGCCGTGTCCCGGGGCAAACCCCGACCGGCCGTCACCGCGGCGAGGTGA
- a CDS encoding methyltransferase: MAGLATPMALRVAVTLGLPDRLLGDGAPVADVAAELDADPVALDLLLGHLATLGLVESTPTGYRTTAFGENLRADADNRLTDLLHLDRAGGRGELAYADLLHSVRTGEAAYPRRYGRDFYTDVHDHPHLRESFDRQMTRRFRDQLPRLVAGVDWSRFATIVDVGGGAGGLLAAILEAHPAVRGHLVDLEQTAAQARRTFHDRGLDDRARVTAGSFFDPLPAGADAYLLVDVLHNWDDEHAHRILDRCAEAARPTGRVLVVEAVGGLRADTGSDLAMLVIFGGRERRLAEFRALASAHGLALDTVTEVTDQRCLLDFRFQDDLR, translated from the coding sequence ATGGCCGGGTTGGCCACCCCCATGGCCCTGCGGGTCGCGGTGACGTTGGGACTGCCGGATCGGCTGCTCGGCGACGGTGCCCCCGTCGCCGACGTCGCGGCCGAGCTGGACGCCGACCCGGTCGCGCTCGACCTCCTGCTGGGCCACCTCGCGACCCTCGGGCTGGTGGAAAGCACCCCGACCGGCTACCGGACGACCGCGTTCGGCGAGAACCTGCGCGCCGACGCCGACAACCGCCTGACCGACCTGCTGCACCTGGATCGCGCGGGCGGCCGCGGTGAGCTGGCCTACGCGGACCTCCTCCACAGCGTCCGCACCGGCGAGGCGGCCTACCCGCGTCGGTACGGGCGTGACTTCTACACCGACGTGCACGACCACCCGCACCTGCGCGAGTCGTTCGACCGGCAGATGACCCGCCGGTTCCGCGACCAGCTCCCCCGGCTCGTCGCCGGCGTCGACTGGTCCCGGTTCGCCACGATCGTGGACGTGGGTGGTGGCGCGGGCGGCCTCCTCGCGGCGATCCTGGAAGCCCATCCCGCCGTGCGCGGCCACCTGGTCGACCTCGAGCAGACCGCCGCGCAGGCGCGCCGCACGTTCCACGACCGCGGCCTCGACGACCGGGCGCGGGTGACGGCGGGCAGCTTCTTCGACCCGCTCCCCGCGGGTGCGGACGCCTACCTGCTGGTCGACGTCCTCCACAACTGGGACGACGAGCACGCCCACCGCATCCTGGACCGCTGCGCCGAGGCCGCACGGCCCACCGGGCGCGTCCTGGTCGTGGAGGCGGTCGGCGGTCTGCGCGCCGACACCGGGAGCGACCTGGCCATGCTGGTGATCTTCGGCGGCCGGGAGCGCCGGCTGGCGGAGTTCCGCGCGCTCGCCTCGGCGCACGGTCTCGCGCTCGACACCGTGACCGAGGTGACCGACCAGCGCTGCCTGCTGGACTTCCGGTTCCAGGACGACCTCCGGTGA
- a CDS encoding class I adenylate-forming enzyme family protein, producing MSVSSGANLVERLERRARDRGWLGRPAYHVGAETYRFADVYEGAGRAAAAYTARGLGPGSRIALVLPDGVDLVWAFLGALRIGAVAVPVNSTMHPDEVRRALRIAEPHAVVSEESWGGPPAIAPHELWVDGDAPCAPVTSDTPAYAVFTSGTTGDPKLCFHTHGDPGVYEQAIGSVIDLTPDDVTFSVSRMYFAYGLGNSLFFPLHRGGTTVLSRERATEDDALRIVKTHGVTVFYGQPSFYARLLRHPDHGLLSDLRLALVAGEVLPDVLESRLRQVLGERLLNIFGTTEIGHALVANAIGRGRDHTIGRILPPYRMRIVDEAGAETPPGVPGALEVAGPSIALGVARGGDPPSRAGDSWYATGDAATVDEDGYVRLHGRLDDVEIVGGQNVHPAEIEDLLMRHPEVREAAVCSARRETGVTSLRAFVALADDASPDRVRADLLATAHATLTWYKVPEDVVFVPELPRTPTGKLRRRDVRAMAGG from the coding sequence ATGTCGGTGAGCAGTGGCGCGAACCTGGTCGAACGGCTGGAGCGACGCGCACGCGACCGCGGGTGGCTGGGGCGACCGGCCTACCACGTCGGAGCCGAGACCTACCGCTTCGCCGACGTCTACGAGGGCGCCGGCCGGGCCGCCGCCGCGTACACCGCGCGAGGGCTCGGTCCGGGCAGCCGGATCGCCCTGGTCCTGCCGGACGGCGTCGACCTGGTGTGGGCGTTCCTCGGCGCGCTCCGGATCGGGGCGGTCGCGGTGCCGGTGAACTCGACCATGCACCCGGACGAGGTGCGCCGCGCGCTGAGGATCGCGGAGCCGCACGCCGTGGTGTCCGAGGAGTCCTGGGGCGGTCCGCCCGCGATCGCACCGCACGAGCTGTGGGTCGACGGTGACGCGCCCTGCGCGCCCGTCACGTCCGACACCCCGGCGTACGCGGTCTTCACCTCCGGCACCACGGGCGACCCGAAGCTGTGCTTCCACACCCACGGCGACCCCGGGGTGTACGAGCAGGCCATCGGGTCGGTCATCGACCTCACTCCGGACGACGTCACGTTCTCGGTGTCGCGGATGTACTTCGCCTACGGGCTGGGCAACTCGCTGTTCTTCCCGCTGCACCGCGGCGGCACGACGGTGCTGTCCCGGGAACGCGCGACCGAGGACGACGCCCTGCGGATCGTCAAAACCCATGGCGTGACGGTGTTCTACGGCCAGCCGAGCTTCTACGCCCGGCTGCTGCGCCACCCCGACCACGGGCTGCTGTCGGACCTGCGGCTCGCGCTCGTCGCGGGCGAGGTGCTGCCCGACGTGCTGGAATCGCGGCTGCGACAGGTGCTCGGCGAACGGCTGCTGAACATCTTCGGCACCACGGAGATCGGGCACGCCCTGGTGGCCAACGCGATCGGCCGCGGTCGTGACCACACGATCGGTCGAATCCTGCCGCCGTACCGGATGCGGATCGTGGACGAAGCGGGCGCGGAGACGCCGCCGGGCGTGCCGGGCGCGCTGGAGGTAGCGGGTCCGTCGATCGCGCTGGGCGTGGCGCGGGGCGGCGACCCGCCGTCGCGCGCCGGGGATTCCTGGTACGCCACCGGTGACGCGGCGACCGTGGACGAGGACGGGTACGTGCGGCTGCACGGCCGGTTGGACGACGTGGAGATCGTCGGCGGCCAGAACGTGCACCCGGCGGAGATCGAGGACCTGCTGATGCGGCACCCGGAGGTGCGCGAGGCCGCGGTGTGCTCGGCCCGGCGCGAGACCGGTGTGACGAGCCTGCGGGCGTTCGTGGCGTTGGCCGACGACGCGTCACCGGACCGGGTGCGCGCCGACCTGCTCGCCACCGCGCACGCCACCCTCACCTGGTACAAGGTGCCGGAGGACGTCGTGTTCGTGCCCGAGCTGCCGCGCACGCCGACGGGCAAGCTGCGCCGACGTGACGTCCGCGCGATGGCGGGGGGCTGA
- the ligA gene encoding NAD-dependent DNA ligase LigA has translation MNARERIQELADQVVVLRDAYYRGSPLVADAEYDAIEDELRGLVEAHPDLAPDPNPLDQVGAPAVLHAPVRHSRPMLSLEKATKPEQVAAFFDRFPGQPVVVMPKLDGLSLALVYEDGRLARAVTRGDGTTGDDVTPLVRALVDGVPERVDAPGRVEARGEAVMLRSTFAAYNTAHPDKPLINPRNAAAGTLRAKDPATVAERRLQFFAFDLDTSADAAAADLEQGLRALGFAVADMRHCEDAAAAQEVISGIEARRNELDYDLDGAVLRLANRDAFAAAGTRSNSPRGALAFKFAAEEKTTLLLDVVWDVGKTGKIAPVAHLEPVFVGGTTVTRATLANQEVIRARGIRIGDTVLIRRAGDVIPFVAGVLDESKRTGAEREIVPPAACPSCGQGLIEQGNSRELFCTNVACPAQAVRRLIHWASRAAADIEAVGPVWIERLAEAGLLEHPSDFYRLTKEQLLEFDRIGETSATRMIDSIVASRAVGLRRALIGLAIPMASEGTATRLCRAGFGSLEEVADADEERLVAVEDIGPKVAASLTEHLGRLRPELERLRQYGVSLDVRDEDLPPVVASDAPLAGKTVVVTGAISDPRSGEKVPRPTFQRLCEKAGATTATSVSANTDYLVTGADVGASKLTKAEKLGVEVVDQGVIWQQLIEAGIA, from the coding sequence GTGAACGCTCGGGAACGCATCCAGGAACTCGCCGACCAGGTCGTCGTGCTGCGCGACGCCTACTACCGTGGCTCGCCGCTGGTGGCGGACGCCGAGTACGACGCGATCGAGGACGAGCTGCGCGGTCTGGTCGAGGCCCACCCGGACCTCGCGCCCGACCCGAACCCCCTGGACCAGGTGGGCGCGCCCGCGGTGCTGCACGCGCCGGTCCGGCACTCGCGGCCGATGCTGTCGCTGGAGAAGGCGACCAAGCCCGAGCAGGTCGCCGCGTTCTTCGACCGCTTCCCCGGCCAGCCGGTGGTGGTCATGCCGAAGCTGGACGGGTTGTCGCTGGCGCTGGTCTACGAGGACGGGCGGTTGGCGCGGGCGGTCACGCGGGGTGACGGCACGACGGGCGACGACGTGACGCCGCTGGTGCGCGCCCTGGTCGACGGGGTACCGGAGCGGGTGGACGCGCCGGGGCGGGTCGAGGCGCGCGGCGAGGCCGTGATGCTGCGCTCGACGTTCGCCGCCTACAACACCGCGCACCCGGACAAGCCGCTGATCAACCCGCGCAACGCGGCGGCGGGCACGCTGCGGGCGAAGGACCCGGCCACGGTCGCCGAGCGCCGGCTGCAGTTCTTCGCCTTCGACCTGGACACGTCGGCGGACGCGGCGGCGGCCGACTTGGAGCAGGGGCTGCGGGCGCTGGGGTTCGCCGTGGCCGACATGCGGCACTGCGAGGACGCGGCCGCGGCGCAGGAGGTGATCTCCGGGATCGAGGCGCGGCGCAACGAGCTGGACTACGACCTGGACGGCGCGGTGCTGCGGTTGGCGAACCGGGACGCGTTCGCCGCCGCGGGCACGCGGTCGAACTCGCCGCGCGGCGCGCTGGCGTTCAAGTTCGCCGCCGAGGAGAAGACGACCCTGCTGCTCGACGTGGTCTGGGACGTGGGCAAGACGGGCAAGATCGCGCCGGTGGCGCACCTGGAGCCGGTGTTCGTGGGCGGCACGACGGTCACCCGCGCGACGCTGGCCAACCAGGAGGTGATCCGGGCGCGGGGCATCAGGATCGGGGACACGGTGCTGATCCGCCGGGCCGGTGACGTGATCCCGTTCGTGGCGGGCGTGCTGGACGAGTCCAAGCGGACGGGTGCGGAGCGGGAGATCGTGCCGCCGGCGGCGTGCCCGTCGTGCGGCCAGGGGCTGATCGAGCAGGGTAACAGCCGGGAGTTGTTCTGCACCAACGTCGCCTGTCCCGCGCAGGCCGTGCGGCGGTTGATCCACTGGGCGTCGCGGGCGGCGGCGGACATCGAGGCGGTCGGTCCGGTGTGGATCGAACGGCTGGCCGAGGCCGGGTTGCTGGAGCACCCGTCGGACTTCTACCGGCTGACCAAGGAGCAGTTGCTGGAGTTCGACCGGATCGGTGAGACCTCCGCGACGCGCATGATCGACTCGATCGTCGCGAGCCGTGCGGTCGGCCTGCGCCGGGCGTTGATCGGGCTGGCCATCCCGATGGCGTCGGAGGGCACCGCCACCCGGCTGTGCCGCGCGGGGTTCGGCTCGCTGGAGGAGGTCGCCGACGCCGACGAGGAACGCCTCGTCGCCGTGGAGGACATCGGGCCGAAGGTCGCCGCCTCGCTGACCGAGCACCTGGGCCGGCTGCGGCCCGAGCTGGAACGCCTGCGGCAGTACGGGGTGTCGCTGGACGTGCGGGACGAGGACCTGCCGCCGGTCGTGGCGTCCGACGCGCCGCTGGCCGGGAAGACGGTGGTGGTCACCGGCGCGATCAGCGATCCGCGTTCCGGCGAGAAGGTGCCGCGGCCCACCTTCCAGCGGCTGTGCGAGAAGGCGGGCGCGACCACCGCGACCTCGGTCTCGGCGAACACCGACTACCTGGTCACGGGGGCCGACGTCGGCGCGAGCAAGCTGACCAAGGCGGAGAAGCTCGGCGTCGAGGTGGTCGACCAGGGCGTGATCTGGCAGCAGTTGATCGAAGCCGGCATCGCCTGA
- a CDS encoding HPF/RaiA family ribosome-associated protein — translation MQVQVNTDHNIHGGERLATYVTADLESGLARFSGWLTRVEVHLSEDGGGKPEDKKCVIEARPGGKQPVAVTHHATTVDDAYAGAAQKLSRVLDSRYARAHDHKGSDSIRHMPAPEDPGRVGVIVDEPRD, via the coding sequence ATGCAGGTACAGGTCAACACCGACCACAACATCCACGGTGGCGAACGACTGGCCACCTATGTGACCGCCGACCTGGAGAGCGGTCTGGCCCGGTTCAGCGGGTGGTTGACCCGGGTGGAGGTGCACCTCAGCGAGGACGGGGGCGGCAAGCCGGAGGACAAGAAGTGCGTCATCGAGGCGCGACCGGGGGGCAAGCAGCCGGTCGCGGTCACCCACCACGCGACCACCGTGGACGACGCGTACGCCGGGGCGGCGCAGAAGTTGAGCAGGGTGTTGGATTCCCGGTACGCCCGCGCCCACGACCACAAGGGCAGCGACAGCATCCGTCACATGCCCGCTCCGGAAGACCCGGGGCGCGTCGGCGTGATCGTGGACGAGCCTCGGGACTGA